A window of Pelagicoccus enzymogenes genomic DNA:
AGGAAAAGGCGAAGGAAGCCTTCGCCAACGCAGTCAAGGACGCCCTCGTCTCCAACGAGGATCTCTACCCGCGCATCCTCGAGATGGTGCGAAAGGAGGCCGCCGACATCTTCAACAAAAACGACGACAACCCGCTCGCCGAATCTTTCGAGCCACAGGTCGACGTCTATCACGAGCTCTCCCTGCAACGCACCATCCTCGAAGTCCAAGCCCCCGACCACCTCGGTCTGCTCTACCAAATCTCCCATCAGATTTCCAAGCACGGCTTCGACATCACTTTCGCCCGCATCAACACCGAACGCGGCATCGCGATCGACACCCTCTACCTCAGCGAGGTCGAACCCGGGGAAGACTCCGACGGCGAAAAGCTCATGGAATTGCGCGACAGCCTCACCAAGGTCCTCAACGCCGACAACGAATAACCGCAGCCAGCTTCGACTCATAAGAGGACAGCTCGGGCGCTGAGACAATAAAAAGGCACGCCCCCGACCGGAGCGTGCCCAAATTTCAATTACGTTGCGTACCGGGAGCCTTACGACTCCTCGACCTCTGCCCCGAGCTCCTGCAAACGCTTGAGCATGTCGTCCGGCGACTGAGCCTTCTCGAAAGCGTCGCGGGCGGTGATGAGGCCTTGGTTGTACAAGCTCAAGAGGTGCGTATCCATCGGGATCATACCCAATGCCGCTCCCGTTTGAATGTCGGAATTGATACGGTAAGTCTTGTTGTCGCGAATAAGAGCGCTGATCGAAGTGGTCGTGACCATGATCTCGAGACCTGCCACACGGCCGCCACCCTTCTTCTTGCAGAGCACCTGGGAGATGACTCCCACGATGGAAGAGGCCAGCTGAGTACGAATCATTTCCTTCATGTTCGCCGGGAAGGCGTCCACGATACGGTCGATCGTCTTGGCCGCGCTATTGGTATGCAAGGTGCCGAAAACCAAGTGTCCCGTCTCAGCCGCGCTGATGGCCGCTTCGATGGTTTCCAAGTCGCGCATTTCGCCCACCAGAATAACGTCCGGATCCTGACGCAAGGCGCTGCGGATGGCGCCCGCAAAACTATCGACGTCGACCCCAACCTCACGCTGGGTCACGATACACTTCTTGTGATCGTGGTAGTACTCGATCGGATCCTCGATCGTAATGATGTGTCCACTACGACGTTCGTTGATGTAGTTAATCATCGACGCCAATGTCGTACTCTTACCGGAACCGGTAGGACCCGTCACCAAAATCAAGCCACGCGGACGGTAAAGCAAGTCGCGGATCTTGTCGGGAATCCCGATCTTATCCAGCGGGATGAAATCGGCCGGAATCAAACGCAGCACCATGCCGTAAGTCCCCTTCGCCCGCAATACGCTCACACGGAAGCGAGCCCGATCGAGGTAG
This region includes:
- a CDS encoding type IV pilus twitching motility protein PilT, which produces MSYEMNELLELVFDEGASDLHIQVGRPPTIRLHGEMVSVDGPDLTASDTEKLMQSITPDSYIQSVKTTGGADFGFAYLDRARFRVSVLRAKGTYGMVLRLIPADFIPLDKIGIPDKIRDLLYRPRGLILVTGPTGSGKSTTLASMINYINERRSGHIITIEDPIEYYHDHKKCIVTQREVGVDVDSFAGAIRSALRQDPDVILVGEMRDLETIEAAISAAETGHLVFGTLHTNSAAKTIDRIVDAFPANMKEMIRTQLASSIVGVISQVLCKKKGGGRVAGLEIMVTTTSISALIRDNKTYRINSDIQTGAALGMIPMDTHLLSLYNQGLITARDAFEKAQSPDDMLKRLQELGAEVEES